A window of Variovorax paradoxus EPS genomic DNA:
TCGCTACCGGCGACCGCCTGCGGCGTCGGCGCCTTGCCCTGCAGGTAGCGCAGCGACTCGTAGTAGAGCTCGCCTGCAGGATCGAACGTGCTGTAGGCGCCTTGCCGGACGCCGTTGCGCCCGAAACGGTTGATGGCGTTGACGACCCCAGGGCTCTCCGCTGTGTCGGCCTTGAACACGCCCGTTGTGGCATTCCACTCCGCTTGCGGGTTGTCGACCGTGTCGAAAATGGTGTCGATCTTTCTGGGCCCGACGTGCTTCATTGGTGCGCGCAGCACGCCGCCATAGCGTGCGGGGTCGTCGTCCGGCAAGTAGCCGAAAACGGAGAACTTCATCCGGCCCGCGTAGCGCTGGACGGCGCCCACAGGCTTGGAGTTGCCATTCGGGTATCTGGCGCACAGCCCGGGACGCACCACCACCTCCGCCGCCGTGCACACCTCGACGCGCGCGAGGTAAGGCGTGCCGCCCGGCGCCGAGCAAGTACCTGCAGCGGCTGCTCCGACGACGAATCGATCGAGGCAGTTGCTGAAGTGCAGCGTGTCCGTCGCAAGCACCGCACCGCGTGCGCCCGTGACGAGCGGCGTCAGCCTGTTCAGGTTGCCGATGACCGCCTTGTCGGGGAAGTGGGCGCTGCGATGAAAGTCCTCCGGCAGCACCGCGCGCTGCAACACCGTGCGGCCCGGTTCGTCGATCACGCGGTCACCACCCGTCAACGCGAGGCGCACCCCGTCGAGGGAAGACGACACCGCCCAGTTCAGCAGGTTGCCGCTCCACTGGTTGGCGCAGGCGATTTCTCCGCTGCTCAGCCTCGTTGCCGCGGACGAGCGCCTGAAGTAACCGTCGCCCGCCGCATAGCGGTAGCAACCCATCGCGTCCCAGTAACCGCCGTAGGTTTTCTTCGCGTCGAAGCTGTCGCGGTACGCAGCGCCGGCGTTCGCGCGCTTCAGCGAAAGATCGATCACCAGCCCCGGGTCGGCGCGCGATGCCAGCGAAAACATCGGCTCGCCCGGAAGCTCCGCGTCGGCTGCGTTGGCCGTCGTCGCGGCATGGGCGCACGTGGCGGCGAAGGCCGCCATCGCGCAAATTCGAAGAAAGCGCATGAAGGTTCCGTCTTCAGGAAGGGCAGCCAAGGCTGGCCGCCGGTTTGTACAAGGTGGTCTGCAGAACGACCTGGGTCTCTTCGCGCATGCCGTAGCCGACGGCCGTGACGCGAAAGATGTAGTTGGCGTCCTGGGCACTCGCGCTCTGCAGCACATTGGCCTGCCATCCGCCGCGGCTGCGAACGGCTTCCACGATGTAGCGCGGTGCGCGGGCCGGCAGCGCACCGGCATGGCTGCCGGTGGTGGCGTCGCCGCTGAAATAGGTCTGGCCCGTGAAGGTGCCGTAGGCGACCGACTTGCCGCTCCCGGCCGAAAGATCGACGCTCACCCACGCCGGATCGGCGCCCGGCTCGGCGGGCGCGCACAGCCCCTGCTGCTCGCTGCCGCCACCGCACCCCGCGACGAAGGCCGTCGCATCGGAGCGATTGAAAAGGCAGAGGCGCTGCCGTGCGTTCTCGTTGGGCCCGAGCACATCGGTTTCGGCATCGACAAGGGCAGCCTCGGCGGCCTGGAATGCCACCTCGGCATCGCGGTCGTTGCGGGCGCTGCGCTCGTTGACCAGCGAGACCTGCGCCGCGCCGACGCCCAGCACGGTAGCCACGACGAGAAGCAGCAGCACGACGATCAGCGAGAAGCCCCGCTGCGGCGGCGAAAGACGGTGCGGGCTCACGATGCCGGCGCCCTCAACGCATTGCGCAGCATCACCGTGAAGGTCGCCACGCGCCGCAGCCGGCCATCGGCCGCGGGCCTGAAGCTGAGTTCGGAGAAATCGGTGCCCAGCGGATAGAGCACCTCGTCCGCTTCCTGCCGTCCGCCCCGGCCGTGCGCGCTGCGCGCCACCATGCCGACGCGCAGGCCGACGACCTTTCGCCATTCTTCGGCCACCTTGTCTCCGGAGGCGGCCATGGCTTCGAGCTGCACGGCATCCAGCCACTGCTCGGGGGCGCCGTTGCCGTCGGCGTCGTGGCCGTAGACGACCTTGAACACCTCGATGCCGCGCGCCAGCGGTTGCGCACTGAACGCGCCGCCCCTTGCGCTGCGGTACTTGCAGTAGAGCTCGGGCTCCCTGTCCGCGGCTTCAGCGACATAGAAAAAACTCCAGGCGCGGTCTGCGGAGACGGGCGTGTCCGCCGCCGGACCGGGCTGGGCGAACCCCATGCAATCGACCATGGTGCCGTCGGGCTCGGTGCCGTCGCCATCGGAACGGCTGCGGCCGAAGAAGCGGACCCGCAGCGAATCGCTTGCGTTGATCCCGCGCGTGCCGTGCGCGCCGTGGCTGTCGCCGACGCCGCTGACGCGGGTGTCGCTCGCACCCACGATGTCGAGGTCGGCGGGGTCGCTCGACGATGCCGTGGTGCCGGTGCTGCCTGCCGCGCCTTCGGACCCCTGGGGTTCCCTGGCGTCGGGCGCGTGGTCCGAATAGCCCGCCTGCCGCGCGACGCTCCTGACGACGAAGCCCGCGAACCTCAGCGACTCCTCCACCGCCTGCGCGTCGGCATTGGCCGTGAACAAGCGCTGGCTGGCGACAAAGGCGGCCGTGGCCGCGAGCACGACGACCAGCGCAACAGCCGTGGCGACCAGCAGTTCGACCAGCGTCACACCGCGTTCGCGCAAGCGGCCGGCGAACTCAGGAACCCGCTTGGCCATCGCGTGCCTGCCCTGCGACCAGTTGCATCACCAGGCGCGGCGCCGAGGATGAATCCGCCTTCGCACCAAGGGGGCCAGCGCGAGGCGTCCAGCCGAGCTTCACGACCACGGTGCGGCCGGTCTTGCTGCATGTCCAGGTGTACTCATCGGCTGCCGCGTTCCAGGGCGCCTCGTCGAAGCACACGCTGACGCGCGCATCGGGCAGCGCCTTGGCGATACGGCGCTGCCACTCTTTCATGTCCCATGCCGCGAGGTCTGCCGTGCTGCAGACTGCGCCGCCGCCCACGCAGGCCGCGCCGGTGGAGGCGCCTCCCGATGCGCCGCCCTCACGCCAGTCCTCGACAAGGTAGGCATTGCCCGCGTCGTTGCGCGTGGCGATGCCCTTGTTCATCCGCACCTTCTCCGACAGATCGCGCGCCAGATTGAGCGCTGCCGTGAAGGTTGCCGACTCGTTGCTCTCGCGCACCGACGCCAGCAGCATGCCGATCGTGCCGAGCAGTCCCAGGCCCAGCACGACGATGGATACCAATACCTCCACGAGCGAAAAGCCCGCGGCCCGATGCTTCGTTGAAGCCATGTTCGATGTCCTCCCTGATCTGCTGCAACTTGTGTTGCTTCTTTATTCCCGCCATCGATTTCGAGCGTAGGGGCCGCTTGCGACAGGGCGCGCACCGTTCATCCGCATCGGTATGCCGCTCGTATGATCGAACGGCACCGGTGTTAAATTTTTCCCCGTCCCGCCCCCGTCCTGCCTCTTCCACTCCCATGCCTTCACACGAACAAGACGCGCAGCACATCGCGACAGCCCTGCGCCTGGCGTCCGACGCCTTGCTGCTGACCGATCCGAACCCGCGCGTCGGCTGCGTGCTGTGCGACGCCGAGGGGCGCGTGCTGGGCCAGGGGCATACGCAGAAGGCCGGCGGTCCGCATGCCGAGGTGATGGCGTTGCGCGATGCGGCGGCGCAAGGCCACTCGGTCGAAGGCGCGACGGCCTACGTCACGCTGGAGCCCTGTTCGCACCACGGCCGCACCGGGCCTTGCTGCGATGCGCTGATTGCGGCGGGCATCGAGCGGGTCGTGGCGTCGCTGGCCGATCCGAACCCGCTGGTCGCGGGCCAGGGTTTCGAGCGGCTGCGTGCGGCGGGTGTCGAGGTCGAGGTCGGTCCCGGTGCCGACGAATCGCGCGAGCTCAACATCGGCTTCTTCAGCCGCATGGTCCGCAAGACGCCGTGGGTGCGGCTCAAGGTGGCTGCTTCGCTGGACGGCAAGACGGGCCTTGAAAACGGCATGAGCCAATGGATC
This region includes:
- a CDS encoding pilus assembly PilX family protein translates to MSPHRLSPPQRGFSLIVVLLLLVVATVLGVGAAQVSLVNERSARNDRDAEVAFQAAEAALVDAETDVLGPNENARQRLCLFNRSDATAFVAGCGGGSEQQGLCAPAEPGADPAWVSVDLSAGSGKSVAYGTFTGQTYFSGDATTGSHAGALPARAPRYIVEAVRSRGGWQANVLQSASAQDANYIFRVTAVGYGMREETQVVLQTTLYKPAASLGCPS
- a CDS encoding PilW family protein encodes the protein MAKRVPEFAGRLRERGVTLVELLVATAVALVVVLAATAAFVASQRLFTANADAQAVEESLRFAGFVVRSVARQAGYSDHAPDAREPQGSEGAAGSTGTTASSSDPADLDIVGASDTRVSGVGDSHGAHGTRGINASDSLRVRFFGRSRSDGDGTEPDGTMVDCMGFAQPGPAADTPVSADRAWSFFYVAEAADREPELYCKYRSARGGAFSAQPLARGIEVFKVVYGHDADGNGAPEQWLDAVQLEAMAASGDKVAEEWRKVVGLRVGMVARSAHGRGGRQEADEVLYPLGTDFSELSFRPAADGRLRRVATFTVMLRNALRAPAS
- the pilV gene encoding type IV pilus modification protein PilV: MASTKHRAAGFSLVEVLVSIVVLGLGLLGTIGMLLASVRESNESATFTAALNLARDLSEKVRMNKGIATRNDAGNAYLVEDWREGGASGGASTGAACVGGGAVCSTADLAAWDMKEWQRRIAKALPDARVSVCFDEAPWNAAADEYTWTCSKTGRTVVVKLGWTPRAGPLGAKADSSSAPRLVMQLVAGQARDGQAGS